One part of the Sciurus carolinensis chromosome 6, mSciCar1.2, whole genome shotgun sequence genome encodes these proteins:
- the Gpx8 gene encoding probable glutathione peroxidase 8 isoform X2: MEPLAAHPLKCSGPKAKVFAVLLSMVLCTVMLFLLQLKFLKPKINSFYTFEVKDAKGRTVSLEKFKGKVSLVVNVASDCQLTDRNYLALKELHKEFGPFHFSVLAFPCNQFGESEPRSSKEVESFARKNYGVTFPIFHKIKILGSEAEPAFRFLVDSSKKEPRWNFWKYLVNPEGQVVKFWRPEEPIEVIRPDVANLVRQLILKKKEDL; the protein is encoded by the exons ATGGAGCCTCTTGCTGCTCACCCGTTAAAATGTTCCGGGCCCAAAGCAAAGGTATTTGCAGTTTTGCTCTCTATGGTTCTATGCACAGTGATGCTATTTCTCCTACAACTAAAATTCCTAAAACCTAAAATCAACAGCTTTTATACCTTTGAAGTGAAGGACGCAAAAGGAAGAACTGTTTCTCTGGAAAAGTTTAAAGGCAAA GTTTCACTAGTTGTAAACGTGGCTAGTGACTGCCAACTCACAGACAGAAATTACTTAGCACTGAAGGAACTGCACAAAGAGTTTGGACCATTCCACTTCAGCGTCCTGGCGTTTCCGTGCAATCAGTTTGGAGAATCGGAACCCCGTTCAAGCAAGGAAGTAGAATCTTTTGCAAGAAAAAACTACGGAGTAACATTCCCCATCTTCCACAAGATTAAGATCCTAGGATCTGAAGCAGAACCCGCATTTAGATTTCTTGTTG ATTCTTCAAAGAAGGAACCAAGGTGGAATTTTTGGAAGTATCTAGTCAACCCTGAGGGTCAAGTCGTgaagttctggaggccagaggagCCCATTGAAGTCATCAGGCCTGATGTAGCAAATCTGGTTAGACAACTCAtccttaaaaagaaagaggacCTGTGA
- the Gpx8 gene encoding probable glutathione peroxidase 8 isoform X3, whose amino-acid sequence MEPLAAHPLKCSGPKAKVFAVLLSMVLCTVMLFLLQLKFLKPKINSFYTFEVKDAKGRTVSLEKFKGKILQRRNQGGIFGSI is encoded by the exons ATGGAGCCTCTTGCTGCTCACCCGTTAAAATGTTCCGGGCCCAAAGCAAAGGTATTTGCAGTTTTGCTCTCTATGGTTCTATGCACAGTGATGCTATTTCTCCTACAACTAAAATTCCTAAAACCTAAAATCAACAGCTTTTATACCTTTGAAGTGAAGGACGCAAAAGGAAGAACTGTTTCTCTGGAAAAGTTTAAAGGCAAA ATTCTTCAAAGAAGGAACCAAGGTGGAATTTTTGGAAGTATCTAG
- the Gpx8 gene encoding probable glutathione peroxidase 8 isoform X1, with protein sequence MEPLAAHPLKCSGPKAKVFAVLLSMVLCTVMLFLLQLKFLKPKINSFYTFEVKDAKGRTVSLEKFKGKEVSLVVNVASDCQLTDRNYLALKELHKEFGPFHFSVLAFPCNQFGESEPRSSKEVESFARKNYGVTFPIFHKIKILGSEAEPAFRFLVDSSKKEPRWNFWKYLVNPEGQVVKFWRPEEPIEVIRPDVANLVRQLILKKKEDL encoded by the exons ATGGAGCCTCTTGCTGCTCACCCGTTAAAATGTTCCGGGCCCAAAGCAAAGGTATTTGCAGTTTTGCTCTCTATGGTTCTATGCACAGTGATGCTATTTCTCCTACAACTAAAATTCCTAAAACCTAAAATCAACAGCTTTTATACCTTTGAAGTGAAGGACGCAAAAGGAAGAACTGTTTCTCTGGAAAAGTTTAAAGGCAAA GAGGTTTCACTAGTTGTAAACGTGGCTAGTGACTGCCAACTCACAGACAGAAATTACTTAGCACTGAAGGAACTGCACAAAGAGTTTGGACCATTCCACTTCAGCGTCCTGGCGTTTCCGTGCAATCAGTTTGGAGAATCGGAACCCCGTTCAAGCAAGGAAGTAGAATCTTTTGCAAGAAAAAACTACGGAGTAACATTCCCCATCTTCCACAAGATTAAGATCCTAGGATCTGAAGCAGAACCCGCATTTAGATTTCTTGTTG ATTCTTCAAAGAAGGAACCAAGGTGGAATTTTTGGAAGTATCTAGTCAACCCTGAGGGTCAAGTCGTgaagttctggaggccagaggagCCCATTGAAGTCATCAGGCCTGATGTAGCAAATCTGGTTAGACAACTCAtccttaaaaagaaagaggacCTGTGA